Proteins from one Deinococcus actinosclerus genomic window:
- a CDS encoding LCP family protein: MTNPPPPRIAGLRALQAFGLSLSALSLGGFALLSGAGPTAAAATVPGQAPSFTVLIAGRDIVYCYYQQPCKNQDQRTGLAQPPNTDTVMLVKIQGTTAHVLNIPRDTNVGPFDRYRSVALQKINSQYFSGGGPQSLVKAAETITGEHIDSYVVVRTDYVERVIDALGGLDVTVPEPGIEWVDNAAGVNLKLAPGAHHLEGKEGVLFLRVRKGFGDDYGRIDHQKQALTQLAGKLRTPQGLAALPTILGGIGNGVETDVNPATIAALRPYLGQLKLSFATLPTDPIPGTFNLAVNRERLAQVWGDVPATPPNPELKITVVDASGENLGPALTRALTALGYRNVQVTPAPRSGEASQVFTQQDVSDAAQLADTLNLPRLQGERFPVSAGEVGILLSADAADSLAALKGPGTAAP, translated from the coding sequence GTGACCAACCCCCCTCCCCCCCGCATCGCCGGGCTGCGCGCCCTGCAGGCGTTCGGCCTGTCCCTCTCCGCCCTGTCCCTGGGGGGGTTTGCGCTGCTCAGCGGCGCGGGCCCCACCGCTGCCGCCGCCACCGTCCCCGGGCAGGCGCCCAGCTTCACGGTGCTGATCGCCGGGCGGGACATCGTGTACTGCTACTACCAGCAGCCCTGCAAGAACCAGGATCAGCGCACCGGGCTGGCCCAGCCGCCCAACACGGACACGGTCATGCTCGTCAAGATCCAGGGCACGACCGCGCACGTCCTGAACATCCCGCGCGACACGAACGTCGGGCCCTTCGACCGCTACAGGTCCGTGGCCCTGCAGAAGATCAACAGCCAGTACTTCTCGGGGGGCGGCCCGCAGTCGCTGGTGAAGGCGGCCGAGACCATCACGGGCGAACATATCGACTCGTACGTCGTGGTCCGCACCGACTACGTCGAGCGGGTCATTGACGCGCTGGGCGGCCTGGACGTCACGGTGCCCGAACCCGGCATCGAGTGGGTGGACAACGCGGCGGGCGTCAACCTGAAACTCGCGCCCGGCGCGCACCACCTCGAAGGCAAGGAGGGCGTGCTGTTCCTGCGGGTCCGTAAGGGCTTCGGGGACGACTACGGCCGCATCGACCACCAGAAACAGGCCCTGACGCAGCTCGCCGGCAAGCTCCGGACCCCGCAGGGTCTCGCGGCGCTGCCCACCATCCTGGGCGGCATCGGCAACGGCGTGGAGACCGACGTGAACCCCGCCACCATCGCCGCCCTGCGCCCCTACCTGGGGCAGCTGAAACTCAGCTTCGCCACCCTGCCCACCGACCCGATCCCCGGCACCTTCAACCTCGCCGTGAACCGCGAGCGGCTCGCGCAGGTGTGGGGCGACGTGCCCGCCACCCCACCCAACCCGGAACTGAAGATCACGGTCGTGGACGCCAGCGGCGAGAACCTCGGCCCGGCCCTGACCCGCGCCCTGACCGCCCTGGGCTACCGCAACGTGCAGGTCACCCCGGCCCCGCGCAGCGGCGAGGCCAGTCAGGTGTTCACGCAGCAGGACGTCTCGGACGCCGCGCAGCTGGCCGACACCCTGAACCTCCCGAGGCTCCAGGGCGAACGCTTCCCGGTCAGCGCGGGCGAGGTCGGCATCCTGCTCAGCGCGGACGCCGCCGACAGCCTCGCGGCCCTCAAAGGCCCGGGCACCGCTGCACCCTGA
- a CDS encoding YbbR-like domain-containing protein gives MSVGDRMQGRLHWLRRWLSPRYAWARTTHNLLPKLLALAVSVTLWFVATADRRANVEQGFDVPVTVRDTTGNGQEKRATSSLNPASVRVILAGRPERLRDLQPDSIEAVVDVTDAPEGSFTRTVTVTAPGGTTLQRVTPTRVQGFVDTQVARTLPVTLSVTSPPESSLPRYQVTPAEATVSGAGRVVVNVARLVTSPVGLGANAEREVPLVALDSAGLPVTGVTMRPSTVTVRRVDTGELPVKTLRVTLNDPPATLQVTAVSVQPGTVRVVAAPELLSRLREISGEVTYREGTYTAPVRLNVPAGAQALESVSVRLTVTRRTP, from the coding sequence GTGAGTGTGGGTGACCGCATGCAGGGGCGGCTGCACTGGCTGCGGCGCTGGCTGAGTCCCCGCTACGCCTGGGCGCGCACGACGCACAACCTGCTGCCGAAGCTGCTGGCCCTGGCGGTGTCGGTCACGCTGTGGTTCGTGGCCACCGCCGACCGGCGCGCGAACGTGGAGCAGGGCTTCGACGTGCCGGTCACCGTGCGCGACACCACCGGCAACGGCCAGGAGAAGCGCGCCACGAGCAGCCTGAACCCGGCCTCCGTGCGGGTGATTCTCGCCGGGCGCCCCGAGCGGCTGCGCGACCTGCAACCTGACAGTATCGAGGCGGTCGTGGACGTCACCGACGCGCCGGAGGGCAGTTTCACGCGCACGGTGACCGTCACCGCGCCGGGCGGCACGACCCTGCAGCGCGTGACCCCCACCCGGGTCCAGGGCTTCGTGGATACCCAGGTGGCCCGCACCCTGCCCGTGACGCTCAGCGTGACCAGCCCGCCGGAGTCGAGCCTGCCGCGCTACCAGGTCACGCCTGCCGAGGCGACCGTCTCCGGCGCGGGCCGGGTGGTGGTGAACGTGGCCCGGCTGGTGACCAGCCCCGTGGGCCTGGGGGCGAACGCCGAGCGGGAGGTGCCGCTGGTCGCGCTGGACTCGGCGGGCCTGCCGGTCACCGGGGTCACCATGCGGCCCAGCACGGTCACGGTGCGCCGCGTGGATACCGGGGAGCTGCCGGTGAAGACCCTGCGCGTGACCCTGAACGACCCGCCCGCCACGCTGCAGGTGACGGCGGTCAGCGTGCAGCCGGGCACGGTGCGCGTGGTGGCCGCACCTGAACTGCTCTCACGCCTGCGGGAGATCTCGGGGGAAGTCACCTACCGGGAGGGGACCTACACCGCGCCGGTGCGCCTGAATGTTCCCGCAGGCGCCCAGGCGCTGGAGTCGGTCAGCGTCCGCCTGACCGTGACCCGCCGCACCCCCTGA
- the yqeK gene encoding bis(5'-nucleosyl)-tetraphosphatase (symmetrical) YqeK codes for MVKPRRYEHVLRVAELAAQIARANGLDDMRAYAAGVLHDIARDLPDHELLRLAPPECEIDAAHPLALHGRAARTLLERWGYQDQVVLDAVEDHTTGPRGGNPVSSCVYIADVSEPGRGVNADIRELALTDLTAALERAIVSKVTYLQGRGIQVHPRTLKAYHALPCNAHLPCPK; via the coding sequence ATGGTCAAGCCGCGCCGCTACGAGCATGTGCTGCGCGTGGCTGAACTCGCCGCGCAGATCGCCCGCGCCAACGGCCTGGACGACATGCGCGCCTACGCGGCCGGCGTCCTGCACGACATCGCCCGGGACCTGCCGGACCACGAACTGCTGCGCCTCGCGCCGCCCGAGTGTGAGATCGACGCCGCGCACCCGCTGGCCCTGCACGGCCGCGCCGCCCGCACCCTGCTCGAACGGTGGGGCTATCAGGATCAGGTCGTGCTCGACGCCGTCGAGGATCACACCACCGGTCCGCGCGGCGGGAACCCCGTCTCGTCGTGCGTATACATCGCCGACGTGTCCGAACCCGGCCGTGGCGTGAACGCCGACATCCGCGAACTGGCCCTGACCGACCTGACCGCCGCCCTGGAACGCGCCATCGTCTCCAAGGTCACGTACCTTCAGGGCCGCGGCATTCAGGTGCACCCCCGCACCCTGAAGGCCTACCACGCCCTGCCCTGCAACGCCCACCTCCCCTGCCCCAAGTGA
- a CDS encoding RsmD family RNA methyltransferase, which translates to MSLRILGGTAKGRSLQVPDSARPSGARVRKSLFDLLAARAPAGRYPEFIDLHGGSGAIGLEAASRGYRVTLVEKDARAVRALETNARALDLRVRIVKGDAGALLKRLGQFDVVFSDPPYEADIPKLTAQILASGVLAPGGLLVCQHPDRLHLPGHAGFTREEREYGSNTLTLYWHPDAPEPDADGADEDEIG; encoded by the coding sequence ATGAGTCTCCGAATTCTGGGCGGTACGGCGAAGGGCCGTAGCCTGCAGGTGCCCGACAGTGCCCGGCCCAGCGGCGCGCGCGTCCGCAAGAGCCTGTTCGACCTGCTGGCCGCCCGCGCGCCCGCCGGGCGATACCCGGAGTTCATCGACCTGCACGGCGGGAGCGGCGCGATCGGGCTGGAGGCCGCGAGTCGCGGGTACCGCGTGACGCTGGTTGAGAAGGACGCGCGGGCCGTGCGGGCGCTAGAAACGAACGCCCGCGCCCTGGACCTGCGGGTGCGGATCGTCAAGGGGGACGCCGGGGCGCTGCTGAAACGCCTGGGGCAGTTCGACGTGGTGTTCAGCGACCCGCCGTACGAGGCGGACATCCCGAAGCTGACTGCGCAGATTCTCGCCAGCGGCGTCCTCGCGCCCGGCGGGCTGCTGGTGTGCCAGCACCCGGACCGGCTGCACCTGCCCGGGCACGCGGGCTTCACGCGCGAGGAACGCGAGTACGGCAGCAACACCCTCACGCTGTACTGGCACCCGGACGCCCCGGAGCCGGACGCGGACGGCGCCGACGAGGACGAAATCGGGTAA
- the coaD gene encoding pantetheine-phosphate adenylyltransferase yields the protein MNAVFPGSFDPITSGHMDVLTRAARIFDHVTVTVMHNARKQGRHLFTLDERLEILREATAHFPNVSVDSFGGLLVDYMARQETGSVIVRGLRAVSDYEYELQIAHLNRQIGDAETVFIMAATRWSFVSSSMVREIASYGGNVSEMVPRASASALRRKHADVYEEREAELQAQTAGS from the coding sequence ATGAACGCCGTTTTCCCGGGCTCGTTCGACCCGATCACCAGCGGGCACATGGACGTACTGACGCGCGCCGCGCGGATCTTCGACCACGTGACCGTGACGGTCATGCACAACGCCCGCAAGCAGGGCCGCCACCTCTTCACGCTGGACGAGCGCCTGGAGATCCTGCGCGAGGCGACGGCGCACTTCCCCAACGTCAGCGTGGACTCCTTCGGCGGGCTGCTGGTGGACTACATGGCCCGCCAGGAGACCGGCAGCGTGATCGTGCGCGGCCTGCGCGCCGTGTCCGACTACGAGTACGAGTTGCAGATCGCGCACCTGAACCGCCAGATCGGCGACGCGGAGACGGTGTTCATCATGGCCGCCACCCGCTGGAGCTTCGTGAGCAGTTCCATGGTGCGCGAGATCGCCAGTTACGGCGGGAACGTCAGCGAGATGGTCCCCCGCGCCAGCGCCAGCGCCCTGCGCCGCAAGCACGCGGACGTGTACGAGGAACGCGAGGCGGAATTGCAGGCCCAGACCGCAGGCAGCTGA
- a CDS encoding DUF3809 domain-containing protein, producing MIVEATQDFTLPWTGDDAAALAFVRDPARALARVRFLRDLRADGEGVRGELLVPLPGLGEVDLPFHSALTATPDGGALTPQAISGERAWVEVAGQARLDGGALHFAFQFRAHLATPDAQGWGGAAFEKMIRAAAARTLERVARELPAGIAQAAQE from the coding sequence GTGATCGTCGAGGCGACGCAGGACTTCACGCTGCCCTGGACGGGGGACGACGCGGCGGCGCTGGCGTTCGTGCGCGACCCGGCCCGCGCACTGGCCCGCGTGCGCTTCCTGCGGGACCTGCGTGCCGATGGTGAGGGCGTGCGCGGCGAACTGCTCGTGCCGCTCCCCGGCCTGGGCGAGGTGGACCTGCCCTTCCACAGCGCCCTGACCGCCACGCCGGACGGGGGGGCGCTCACCCCGCAGGCCATCAGCGGCGAGCGCGCCTGGGTGGAGGTCGCCGGTCAGGCCCGCCTGGACGGGGGTGCGCTGCACTTCGCGTTCCAGTTCCGCGCGCACCTCGCCACGCCGGACGCGCAGGGCTGGGGCGGCGCGGCGTTCGAGAAGATGATCCGCGCCGCCGCTGCCCGCACCCTGGAGCGCGTGGCGCGCGAACTGCCCGCCGGGATCGCGCAGGCCGCGCAGGAGTAA
- the metK gene encoding methionine adenosyltransferase has product MRKYYTSESVSEGHPDKLADFISDSILDEFLRQEPGSRVAVETLLTTGMAVVAGEVTAETAHVDVQKTVRDAVKQVGYTRANYGFDAEYSAVLVSLHEQSPEIAGGVNHSEEWRGMSGEQRELAQNAHSMVGAGDQGLMFGYATDETPELMPLPISLAHKLTRRIAALRKDGTLPYLRPDAKAQVTVVRDGEPHEATETLVDTVVISTQHSEDVSQEQIRADMIEHVIRAVIPAEYLTADTKYFINPSGRFVIGGPHGDTGLTGRKIIVDTYGGAVPHGGGAFSGKDPTKVDRSAAYYARFIAKNIVAAGLARRALVEVAYAIGRAQPVSLRVDTYGTGTVSDDRLAQIVAEHFDARPQAIIAELDLRRPIYAQTAAYGHFGRPEFPWEQTHKAGALKAAAQQD; this is encoded by the coding sequence ATGCGGAAGTACTACACCTCGGAATCGGTGTCCGAAGGGCACCCCGACAAGCTGGCCGACTTCATCTCGGACAGCATTCTCGACGAGTTCCTGCGCCAGGAACCCGGCAGTCGCGTCGCGGTGGAGACGCTGCTCACCACCGGCATGGCCGTCGTGGCGGGCGAGGTCACCGCCGAGACCGCCCACGTGGACGTCCAGAAGACCGTCCGTGACGCCGTCAAGCAGGTCGGCTACACCCGCGCGAACTACGGCTTCGACGCCGAATACAGCGCCGTGCTGGTCAGCCTGCACGAGCAGAGCCCCGAGATCGCGGGCGGCGTGAACCACAGCGAGGAGTGGCGCGGCATGTCGGGCGAGCAGCGTGAACTTGCGCAGAACGCGCACTCCATGGTCGGCGCGGGCGACCAGGGCCTGATGTTCGGCTACGCCACCGACGAGACCCCGGAACTCATGCCGCTGCCCATCAGCCTCGCGCACAAGCTCACGCGGCGCATCGCGGCGCTGCGCAAGGACGGCACGCTGCCCTACCTGCGCCCCGACGCGAAGGCGCAGGTCACGGTCGTCCGCGACGGCGAACCCCACGAGGCCACCGAGACCCTGGTGGACACCGTCGTCATCAGCACCCAGCACAGCGAGGACGTGAGCCAGGAACAGATCCGCGCCGACATGATCGAGCACGTGATCAGGGCCGTGATCCCCGCCGAGTACCTCACCGCTGACACGAAGTACTTCATCAACCCGTCGGGGCGCTTCGTCATCGGCGGCCCCCACGGCGACACCGGCCTGACCGGGCGCAAGATCATCGTGGACACCTACGGCGGCGCCGTGCCCCACGGCGGCGGCGCGTTCAGCGGCAAGGACCCCACCAAGGTGGACCGCAGCGCGGCGTACTACGCCCGCTTCATCGCCAAGAACATCGTCGCTGCGGGCCTGGCCCGGCGCGCGCTGGTCGAGGTCGCGTACGCCATCGGCCGCGCCCAGCCCGTCAGCCTGCGCGTCGACACGTACGGCACCGGCACCGTCAGCGACGACCGCCTCGCGCAGATTGTGGCCGAGCACTTCGACGCGCGCCCCCAGGCGATCATCGCGGAACTCGACCTGCGCCGCCCCATCTACGCGCAGACCGCCGCGTACGGCCACTTCGGCCGCCCCGAATTCCCCTGGGAGCAGACCCACAAGGCCGGGGCCCTTAAGGCCGCCGCCCAGCAGGACTGA
- a CDS encoding DUF3248 domain-containing protein: MTDLPGDPAELPDSSALEAASPELARALDALGGQLVWRIGKDEASDDVVVRLGFASATPRFAHLPRLRSAGDAELQAALAEKRVVIEWVD; the protein is encoded by the coding sequence ATGACCGATCTGCCGGGCGACCCTGCCGAGCTGCCGGACTCCAGCGCCCTGGAGGCCGCCTCGCCGGAACTGGCGCGCGCCCTGGACGCACTGGGCGGGCAGCTCGTGTGGCGCATCGGGAAGGACGAGGCCAGCGACGACGTCGTGGTGCGGCTGGGATTCGCGTCCGCCACGCCCCGCTTCGCGCACCTGCCCCGGCTGCGCAGCGCCGGGGACGCCGAGTTGCAGGCGGCGCTGGCCGAGAAGCGAGTCGTGATCGAGTGGGTCGATTGA
- the rsfS gene encoding ribosome silencing factor, with protein sequence MTPDTTTMNQLRAIVDAARERRAEDVTVLDLTDVSSTLEYFVICTATAGLQLNAVQENIREKAQATGLPRPSVEGPSERWLLLAFGGSVVVHIMTKDAREYYDLEGLWSDARVLDFPEVKA encoded by the coding sequence ATGACCCCCGACACCACCACCATGAACCAGCTGCGCGCCATCGTGGACGCCGCCCGCGAACGCCGCGCCGAAGACGTCACCGTCCTCGACCTGACCGACGTCAGCAGCACCCTCGAATACTTCGTGATCTGCACCGCCACCGCCGGCCTCCAGCTGAACGCCGTGCAGGAGAACATCCGCGAGAAGGCCCAGGCGACCGGCCTGCCCCGCCCCAGCGTGGAGGGCCCCAGCGAACGCTGGCTGCTCCTCGCGTTCGGCGGCAGCGTCGTCGTGCACATCATGACCAAGGACGCCCGCGAGTACTACGACCTCGAGGGCCTCTGGAGCGACGCGCGCGTCCTCGACTTCCCCGAAGTCAAAGCCTGA